GGTTCTATAAATAGTTGTCAATTGGGACACGGGATAGCTCTATAAAGGTGATCATAACTATATGTACTTGCATTCCGCtggaaatatgtatataaataggTATTTGATGTCTCAATAAATTAGTTTGACATTTGCCACATAATGTGGGCAGTGGGTCACCAAGCGGATATTTCCCCTGCCGCATGACTCACGACCAGCGGAGTTACCTCCATCTCCAAACCCAACTACCCGGCTTCAACTCCAACtgcaactccaactccaactccacctccatttccattttcatcgACATCGATCTCAGGCACCTCAATTTGCAATGTTGAAATGACGCCCCCGGGGGTCCCGTGATCGAATGGATCAGAGTCGATGGTGATCGGCAGGTTGCAAGTTCCAAGTTCAGGTTCGAGGATCAGGTCCGAGCGAAATTGGCCGCCCGGCcgtttattaaatttcaatttgtttatggctTCTTTTCGTGGTCGCGGGCAGCCGCAGCCTCACATTTGCGGCCATTTCACGTAGTCGGGCAATTTTCGGCCGAtccatttggccatttggccaATGGTCCAATGGCATACTGGTCCAATGGTCCAGTGGTCCAATGCTGTATTGGCGCATTGGCCGGGGGCGTCAGGTTAAGTGCGATCTGGCCCCGGATACGAGCAGCGCGCTAATGACGAGCATCGACATCTTTATTACCCCAACGGGCTCCATCGACGagctccaaaagaaaaaaataaaaaaaaaaacaagggaaAAAGAACCCaaagaaccaaaaaaaaaaaaaggatatgTATGCATGAGGGCAAGGGCCTTTAACAATTGATATTTAACATACGAATTGGTCGGAGGACGacaacgatgatgatgatgatgacgatgtgACCGCGCCCACTCTGTGTTCTTGTGCCGCCccaccaaagaaaaaaaaaaatgaacaattaGGGAATTTCATgggaaaaggcaaaaaaaaaggcaagaaaTTCGATGGGAAGAAGGTCTGTGGACTGGGCTGTGTAATTAAGTCAGGTGGAATTTGCTTAAAGATACAATTCAATCGAAAGGTTTAATACTATaaactatactatactatataaatTATACTCAAGTACAACCTTTATAGCTTTAACATATTAATACCCTGCTATATCTCTTACCCTAAAAAGAGTTTAGTTAGTATGGACATTCGCTCTTTGAAATAAGTTAGCTTGAAACTATCccgattttttttgttttttttttgcctacaACCACCATTGCAATGGGATCAGGAGATCAGTCAATCTCTCAATGCAATTGCCgcaatttttatggccacatTTACTGCGGGATCACGACTTTCGCTCCCTCAACCTGTGCCGCAAAACGAATTCGTGCCTCCAAATCGATTGCTTGCCGCGAAAGATCTACTATGTATAGTGCAACAACACATGGCCCTCAGTTAATTGTGTAAATGCGATCAATTAAGAGTGtgcaattaattgaaaatatacatatgtggtACAGTGTTGATTGGCTGGCACGGACGTAGAATAACAGAAGCGCAGTGCAGTGAAAGCGTTTCAATTATACATATCTGTTTGTTTGGGGCAGCTGATTTCTACTTTCTAACACCGTGCCACATTAGCTGAgcattatttaaattgttgtgATATAAGATAAATACTATGAATgccagaaaataaaattgttgagAGTGTAAACTTGGGGTttttcgtcttttttttttttgttacccAATGAACAAGCAATCCATTGAAAACAGAGATGAGGAGACCAGTTAAGATTACTTTTAGTTCTAATACACATATTATTGAGGTAGTCTCAGAAACCAACCACTGCCTAAATTTATCTGAttgttatgtatttttttccCTATTTTCAGATCCGATCGCCACGCCCACAGCGCCAACATGTGGAGCCCACAAAAAGGCCCTACACGACTGTGGGACCTTAGGTTTAGTAGCTGTATATTTATCTTACACTTAATGGTAAGTAAGCAAAATcaaattgtaaacaataatACTTAGTGTGAACcatgggcaaacaaaaaatagaaaaatatctAATCTACGGAAAAATGATTACAATTTGTTTGATCAACAAATGTTTCTATTACAGCACATAAATTGTGGTCTGATCTAGGCAATAAATTGAAGAATAGTTAGATACAATTGGGACTTGGTTTGCTAAAGAATTTTAATCACATAACGTTTggtacatgcatacatacatatatatatatagatatatatatatttttaataaaaataaaatatagtagATCAACTTCATATGACACTTCCTTGTTGTAAACACAAATAGCAGAAGCATCCAGTGGGAAATCTAGAGTCTAGAGGGTTTCGCCGACAGGCTTGATGGTCAGCTCGTGAATCTGGACATTTGGCGGGGTCTGGATGCAGTAGCTAATGGCATCGGCCACATCCTCAGAGCGGAGCATTGGAAAGTCGGGAATGCCAACGAGAGCCTCCTTGTCGATGATCTCGGTGTCCACGGCACCGGGACTGATGCTCTGTAAAATCACAATGGATATTTATCGGAAAAGGGGGTAATCGAAATGTCAACTTTAAGCTAATCTCTCTCTGCGCACTTACCGTAATCTTGGTCTGGGTCTTGTTGTTGTGGAACTCCTGACGCAGCACCTCCGTGAGAGCGGTGACTGCGTACTTCGATGGCGAATACATGCCCATGGTGATGCCTGGGTTGTTGATCACCCGGTGTCCGGCCACACTGTTGACAATCAGGATGTGTCCATCGTTAACATTGCGTCTCTTCAGTGATTTGAAAGCCTCGCGGGTGCACCACGAAACGCCCAGGACATTGGTATCCAGAATGGCACGAAGATCAGCGCCATTACCCTCGTGGGTGATGCCCACACCGAGGCGAACAATGCCAGCGTTGTTGACCAGCACATCGGCACCGCCCAGTGTTGCATCGATCCATGCGAACGCATCGATcacctcctgctcctggctcACATCGCATTTGCGTCCATGGAAACGACTGGCCTGGTCCGCTGGCAGCGAAGCCTTCAGCTCCTGCAGACGGTCCTCGCGACGTGCAAGACCCACGACCACCAAGCCCTTGGACACCAAATCCTTGCAACAGGCAGCTCCGATTCCCGAACTGGCGCCAGTGACAACAGCAACGCGATTTAGCCAACGATCCATAATTTGTATTTAGTATTTGTTTGTACGGGTCTAATGCAACTgagatgtatatatatatatatatgtatatacggTTGGTTTGCGATCGCGACCTGTTCTAGAACTGCTCTTTCATTGCCGATCCACTTGCTTTTATAGATCATCGCAGTTCCCAGCAGAGCCGATCAGTTCCGAGCTCAAATTTGAGAGAGTAATAGTATTCACCACTCGTCTCCATTTTGGGCCGAGTCCAAAACATTCTCGCCGTTCAGCCGGCTTTTTTCTCAATTGTATCGTAATCGTGAGTCAGCATAAAGCCATCGCGCCTCTGTTGATCAACTCATTCTAGAAAGATACTCCAAACATATATGTACTATGCGATAGCTCTCCCCTTTCGATGATGATAAGAATGAGCATGAGTGGACTTCATTATGGGTCAGCACATTTGGTTTGGGCTGGGGGCTTCCAAAGAGGGGGAACACCACATTGTGACACACTCGTTTAAAATGATATGGAATCGCTCGCAATTGTCTACTTGTTGGCGCTCAGTTAAGGTTTAATGTAATAGAATTCAAACATGACGCTTATTTGCTTCGCTTGAAAACTGCAAATCATTGTAAGTAAGCAGTTTGCTTTGCTTTCGAAGGCAAACTCATTGATAGTAGGCAGTTTAtaagtatacatacatatatgtgtattaTCAGACTaacaaaaatcgaatttaaGCAAGAGCTAAACTTGGGAAacaaattgatatttttattacgTATACGAACTGTTGACTGTTTGCTATTGaccattacgtatacgtattgTTGTCACTGATTttgtttcaatatttcatTCGAATGAGAATATGATGTAAAGCATTGAGATAAGCTTGTGAAAAGCATGACAAGCAAAATGCgttaaatgtaaatgcaaTAATGCTAAACTATTCGTTGGCTTGATCAAGATGTAAAACAATTAcaatgcatttgcataaactAATTTATACAGTAACAAGTAACAAGCAACTGGAAGATCTGGCTGCGATCCATACGATCCATTCctgcatttccattttggtCCGTTGTGGCGACGCCAGACAATGTGGCACCAGCTAAGATCGGATGGTATATAGCCGGTTATATATATtcaacatatatatatatatgaataccCACTTGTTCAGTTGCCACTCATCCAGTAAGTCAACTTTTACTGCGGACGGGGGcaaggaaaatgcaaattcctTGAGCCAGCGACTCGCTCAGACTTCCCTCGATTTGATTTTGCTGATCGAAGCCGATCTATGCGGCATGTGGCAAGGCAGTTTGGGGCAGGTATCGGtatgcaaatatgcaaatatgcaaatgtgtCAGGTGCAACTACCTCCCGAAAACCACAAGCCCCTCAGCATGATTGGAGCACAGGTTCCAGTTAGATCCCCCTCAAAAAGCCAAACGGATGCAGGCCAAGTGGAATTCGCTTTCCCATTTCGATTGGCCTTCATTGGCCATCCAAAAGGGGGGGAACTGAGGACTGCAGACCGAAGACCAGCCTAAAGAGCCTGAAGAGACTGGAGAGACTGGATTgccgtttcgtttttattggCAACACGTTTGTCAGGTGCCAGGTGCCAGTGGAACCGTTAGGAGCCCACCCACAAGGCTGGCCAATGAATTTCGGGATCGGGAATATCAAGTTATAGCTGAAATCCATACAACTTGTAATTCATGGAAGACTTTTACGTGTATTTCTGTTCTTTAAGCGTTTCATCACTTAAACTTCGTCCAGC
The DNA window shown above is from Drosophila melanogaster chromosome X and carries:
- the CG9360 gene encoding uncharacterized protein, whose product is MDRWLNRVAVVTGASSGIGAACCKDLVSKGLVVVGLARREDRLQELKASLPADQASRFHGRKCDVSQEQEVIDAFAWIDATLGGADVLVNNAGIVRLGVGITHEGNGADLRAILDTNVLGVSWCTREAFKSLKRRNVNDGHILIVNSVAGHRVINNPGITMGMYSPSKYAVTALTEVLRQEFHNNKTQTKITSISPGAVDTEIIDKEALVGIPDFPMLRSEDVADAISYCIQTPPNVQIHELTIKPVGETL